In the Bacillus shivajii genome, one interval contains:
- a CDS encoding LysM peptidoglycan-binding domain-containing protein — protein MNIVVNRVNLNLNPSPFIENGVTFIPIRAISTHFGAGVSWNGEDRSVSINKGETNISFVVGQTTAKVNERQVNVPPSRIVNKFTFVPVRFISETFGYDVEWNGKTWSVFIESTPNTYTVVSGDNLWSISNKFGISVHDLRNINNLQNDVLQVGQTLIVSTQEIAEPDTTPPQEETLHYTVVSGDTLSRIASRFNTTVETIMTENNLTSDKILVNQVLRITTTVGQDPGTVEQGVTKTYTTHTVQSGDNAWNISIQYGIPMLELLQVNNLSLNSTLFIGQRLTIPVYDIPVKPVVSSRHGEFLDWWTEARYVFPIGKEATVTDFQSGRTFRIRHTMGGNHADCEPLSSTDAETMRQLWGGTYSWTPRAVIITVDGRRLAAAMHSFPHGDHIIRNNNYPGHFCIHFLNSTRHNDGLVQASMQTQVRVAAGVN, from the coding sequence GTGAATATCGTTGTTAATAGAGTTAACTTAAATTTAAACCCGAGCCCATTCATCGAAAATGGAGTAACCTTTATTCCCATTCGTGCAATCTCTACTCATTTTGGTGCAGGTGTATCATGGAATGGGGAAGATAGATCCGTTAGTATCAACAAAGGGGAAACAAATATCTCATTTGTTGTAGGGCAGACTACTGCAAAAGTAAATGAAAGACAAGTTAATGTACCACCATCTAGAATTGTGAATAAATTTACATTTGTACCAGTTCGTTTCATCTCTGAAACATTTGGCTACGACGTTGAATGGAACGGAAAGACATGGTCAGTTTTCATTGAATCCACACCAAACACTTATACAGTTGTATCTGGTGATAATTTATGGAGTATTTCAAACAAGTTTGGTATTTCAGTTCATGACTTACGAAACATTAATAACTTACAAAATGATGTCTTACAAGTTGGGCAAACTTTAATTGTTTCTACTCAAGAAATAGCCGAACCAGATACTACACCCCCCCAAGAGGAAACATTGCATTATACCGTCGTTTCTGGAGATACATTAAGCCGAATTGCGAGCAGGTTTAATACAACCGTTGAAACGATTATGACTGAAAATAATTTAACTTCTGATAAGATTCTTGTTAATCAAGTATTACGAATTACAACTACAGTAGGCCAAGATCCTGGAACAGTTGAACAAGGTGTCACAAAGACATACACCACACATACTGTTCAGTCTGGAGATAATGCTTGGAATATAAGTATTCAATATGGCATACCAATGCTTGAGTTATTACAAGTAAATAATTTATCCTTAAACAGTACCCTTTTCATTGGGCAAAGACTAACGATTCCAGTATATGACATCCCTGTTAAGCCAGTTGTAAGTTCACGTCATGGTGAATTTTTAGACTGGTGGACAGAAGCAAGATATGTATTCCCTATTGGAAAAGAAGCAACTGTAACAGACTTTCAATCTGGTCGTACATTTAGAATCAGACATACGATGGGAGGAAATCATGCTGATTGTGAGCCATTATCGTCAACAGATGCTGAAACAATGAGACAGTTATGGGGGGGCACATACAGTTGGACACCAAGAGCAGTTATTATAACAGTTGATGGAAGAAGGCTGGCTGCTGCGATGCATTCTTTCCCACATGGAGATCATATTATTAGAAACAATAATTATCCAGGTCATTTCTGCATTCACTTCTTAAATAGTACACGCCACAATGACGGACTTGTACAAGCTTCCATGCAAACTCAAGTAAGGGTCGCAGCTGGAGTGAATTAA
- a CDS encoding C40 family peptidase: MAKRNITIISFSFILLFTSLFLSSQQAEANSLRQDIVNISKNYIGVPYLWGGTSTAGFDCSGFVKYVYREAGITLSRTTSTQINEGRAVNRNELKPGDIVFFNTTGVSPSHNGIYIGNNQFIHSGSSRGVEITSLGNLYWSPRYIGARRIIEDAPLPPEPLPAGQFHDVSNSYWAKHEITNISKNGYIVGFKNSFYRPEEHINRASVAAVISRVKSLNDSNNNNFSDVPSDHWAVNVISAVNDAGYFGGFNDGTFRPEQPMTRAEVSAVFERVFEWSSEYQEQDFTDITSNHWAYDQVQQMASNGITVGYVDGTFRPDDPITRAEFTVFLYRALN, from the coding sequence ATGGCTAAAAGGAACATTACAATCATTAGTTTTTCATTTATATTGTTATTCACATCACTATTCTTATCATCACAGCAGGCAGAAGCTAATAGTCTTAGACAAGATATTGTAAATATTTCAAAAAATTATATAGGAGTTCCTTACCTTTGGGGAGGTACATCAACTGCTGGATTTGATTGTTCCGGGTTTGTTAAATACGTATACCGTGAAGCGGGAATTACATTATCTCGAACGACTAGTACACAAATTAATGAAGGTAGAGCGGTTAATAGAAATGAGCTAAAACCAGGAGATATCGTTTTCTTTAACACAACTGGTGTGAGTCCATCACACAACGGTATTTACATTGGCAATAACCAATTTATTCATTCAGGATCATCAAGAGGCGTAGAGATTACATCACTTGGGAATTTGTATTGGAGTCCACGTTACATAGGAGCAAGAAGAATTATTGAAGATGCACCTTTACCACCTGAACCATTACCTGCAGGGCAGTTTCATGATGTAAGTAACTCATATTGGGCAAAACATGAAATTACGAATATTAGCAAGAACGGTTATATTGTAGGTTTTAAAAACAGTTTTTACCGACCAGAAGAACATATAAATCGTGCAAGTGTAGCAGCTGTAATTTCTAGAGTAAAAAGTTTAAATGATTCAAATAACAACAACTTCAGTGATGTTCCTTCAGACCATTGGGCAGTTAATGTGATTTCCGCAGTAAATGATGCGGGGTATTTTGGTGGATTTAATGATGGAACGTTTAGACCTGAACAACCAATGACCCGAGCAGAAGTATCAGCTGTATTTGAGCGTGTCTTTGAATGGTCATCTGAATATCAAGAACAAGATTTCACTGATATAACTTCTAACCACTGGGCATATGATCAAGTTCAGCAAATGGCATCAAATGGTATAACGGTTGGATACGTTGATGGAACATTCAGACCTGATGATCCTATTACACGAGCAGAATTTACGGTGTTTTTATATCGGGCATTAAATTAA
- a CDS encoding DMT family transporter encodes MVIWGLNVVAVKFLVEHFPPVAMQGSRIFIAGIVAIIVLYFLKDLRKLSKTEWFYTILAAMLGQLAHHSLLAIGLVETSASNASLILGLIPLTTAILAMIFFHDPFTWIRAIGIGFGMIGVTVVVLNNGHVDTISRGDLFVFTSMLAQAFSFILIKKVTKTLSSRQMTAVMLLIGSLLLLGVSFIIEPNGMNQMNSRSSVVWSVFFLSAIFATGLGHILYNAAIHNIGAGQTAIFNNFVPFFALIGAFFFLGESIFFTQIIGFIFIVLGVLFGTGYIEERLKQRTNKKEEMNNKTMNDHSA; translated from the coding sequence ATGGTGATATGGGGACTGAATGTCGTTGCTGTAAAGTTTTTGGTGGAGCATTTTCCACCCGTAGCTATGCAAGGTTCTCGTATTTTTATAGCAGGGATTGTAGCAATCATCGTTTTATATTTTCTTAAAGACTTACGAAAACTATCAAAAACAGAATGGTTTTACACCATCCTCGCAGCAATGTTAGGCCAACTAGCCCATCACTCTTTATTAGCAATTGGGCTAGTAGAAACATCCGCATCGAATGCTTCATTAATACTAGGTTTAATACCACTTACAACTGCGATTCTCGCAATGATCTTTTTTCACGACCCGTTTACGTGGATAAGGGCGATTGGTATTGGTTTTGGTATGATTGGCGTTACTGTTGTCGTATTAAATAATGGTCATGTAGATACGATTTCTCGAGGCGACCTATTTGTTTTCACTTCGATGCTGGCACAAGCATTCAGTTTTATACTGATTAAAAAGGTAACAAAGACGTTATCTTCAAGGCAAATGACAGCTGTCATGTTACTTATCGGATCGTTACTCTTATTAGGAGTGAGTTTCATCATCGAACCTAATGGAATGAATCAAATGAATTCACGTTCATCAGTCGTATGGAGTGTCTTTTTCCTGTCTGCTATCTTTGCAACAGGATTAGGTCATATTTTATATAATGCAGCCATTCACAATATTGGTGCCGGTCAAACAGCCATATTTAATAACTTTGTCCCATTTTTCGCTCTAATTGGTGCGTTTTTCTTTTTAGGGGAATCGATCTTTTTCACACAAATAATTGGATTTATTTTTATCGTACTTGGCGTGTTATTTGGGACCGGTTATATAGAGGAAAGATTAAAACAACGTACAAATAAAAAAGAAGAGATGAACAACAAAACGATGAATGACCATTCTGCTTAA
- a CDS encoding alanyl-tRNA editing protein — protein MNKKLYYLDAYTQKFSAKVIKQDCNHEGKWFVTLDKTAFYPTGGGQPHDTGTLNDVNVINIEETEGEVRHYINEPCFSEGEVVSGVLNWARRFDHMQQHSGQHILSAAFQELFEAETVGFHLGEELCTIDLNIQNIDEGMIEQAETLANNIILENRSIDTKWITKDDLSNYPLRKTTTVEDDIRLVIIPNFDYNGCGGTHPNSTGEVSAMKILDWERQKKKIRLSFVCGNRVLKQLHTKHLITKVLMKELNSPEIDLPDAVRQLKEKEKATEKVLVETREQLLVYEAKSLLDQKVMINENYVVSKLYQNKTMKELQTLAKVVTNEDPMTITLFISNNEDKLQFVCASGEKVKVKMNELIKPLLTSLDGKGGGNESIAQGGGNPIMKEEQLLELAIDQIKNEGEI, from the coding sequence TTGAATAAAAAGCTTTATTATTTAGATGCATACACGCAAAAGTTTTCAGCAAAAGTAATTAAGCAAGATTGTAATCATGAAGGAAAGTGGTTTGTTACCCTAGATAAGACAGCATTTTATCCGACAGGAGGCGGACAACCACACGATACTGGTACATTAAATGATGTAAATGTTATTAACATCGAAGAAACTGAAGGAGAAGTTCGCCATTACATAAATGAGCCATGCTTTTCTGAAGGAGAAGTAGTCTCAGGAGTACTTAATTGGGCGAGACGTTTTGATCACATGCAACAACATAGCGGCCAACATATTTTGTCTGCAGCTTTTCAAGAATTATTCGAAGCGGAAACAGTAGGATTTCATTTAGGTGAAGAACTTTGTACCATTGATTTAAATATCCAAAACATTGATGAAGGTATGATAGAGCAAGCCGAAACATTGGCAAACAATATCATATTAGAAAACCGTTCAATCGATACGAAATGGATAACAAAAGATGATCTTTCAAACTATCCGTTAAGAAAAACAACTACAGTTGAAGATGATATTCGACTCGTCATCATTCCTAATTTTGATTATAACGGTTGTGGTGGAACTCACCCAAATTCAACAGGGGAAGTAAGTGCAATGAAGATATTAGATTGGGAGAGACAAAAGAAAAAGATCCGCCTTTCATTCGTGTGTGGTAACAGAGTGTTAAAACAGTTGCATACAAAACATCTCATTACAAAAGTACTCATGAAAGAGCTTAACTCACCTGAGATTGATTTACCTGATGCTGTAAGACAACTTAAAGAAAAAGAAAAAGCAACTGAAAAGGTACTTGTAGAAACCCGTGAACAATTACTCGTATATGAGGCAAAAAGTTTACTTGATCAAAAGGTTATGATCAATGAAAATTATGTTGTTTCAAAACTTTATCAGAACAAAACAATGAAGGAATTACAAACATTAGCAAAAGTCGTTACAAACGAAGACCCAATGACAATTACGTTGTTTATCAGTAATAATGAAGATAAACTGCAATTTGTTTGTGCAAGTGGCGAAAAAGTTAAGGTAAAAATGAACGAACTTATCAAACCTCTCTTAACAAGCCTAGATGGAAAAGGTGGAGGTAATGAATCGATCGCGCAGGGTGGAGGAAATCCTATAATGAAAGAGGAACAACTTCTCGAATTAGCGATCGATCAGATAAAAAACGAAGGGGAAATTTGA
- a CDS encoding spore germination protein, protein MPSIVGGPIKINSNSGVINFGDTLNISPKEASKSVSGSGAGHTGDFQITNNGININNTLDPDGFDQNQGGNV, encoded by the coding sequence ATGCCTTCTATTGTTGGTGGTCCAATAAAAATAAATTCAAATAGTGGTGTCATTAACTTCGGCGACACTCTTAATATATCGCCTAAAGAAGCTTCTAAATCTGTTTCAGGTTCTGGAGCAGGTCATACAGGTGACTTCCAAATAACGAATAACGGTATTAATATTAACAATACGCTGGATCCGGATGGCTTCGACCAAAATCAAGGGGGCAATGTATAA
- a CDS encoding spore germination protein translates to MPSIVGAIKVNTVSGSGVFNVGDVYKISPSSSAKTFAGAGSFNTGDYLNVRNDYSVTNVNDSDVFDQNSIANI, encoded by the coding sequence ATGCCTTCAATTGTTGGTGCAATAAAAGTAAATACTGTATCAGGAAGCGGTGTTTTTAACGTAGGAGATGTTTATAAGATTTCACCATCTAGTTCAGCAAAAACGTTTGCAGGAGCTGGCTCCTTTAACACTGGAGATTATTTAAATGTAAGAAATGATTACAGTGTTACAAATGTAAATGACTCTGATGTTTTTGACCAAAACTCAATTGCTAATATATAG
- a CDS encoding spore germination protein GerPB — MNLFVNQSIVIHNLRVEGITNSSVLQIGSAGMIRALSNLYNTGGFVEPAPEARPRTSLVPLAAPR, encoded by the coding sequence ATGAACCTTTTTGTTAACCAAAGTATCGTGATTCATAATTTAAGAGTTGAAGGCATCACGAATTCTTCTGTATTACAAATAGGAAGTGCAGGTATGATTAGAGCATTATCTAACCTCTATAATACTGGTGGGTTTGTTGAACCGGCTCCCGAAGCTAGACCTAGAACTTCATTAGTCCCGCTTGCTGCTCCTAGATAA
- the gerPC gene encoding spore germination protein GerPC, whose protein sequence is MYQNWDMYAYYQKLHDHVNKLQHTISQMEMTISQLQKEVSELKENQQPANIEYKFDQLKVEKLEGTLNIGLSPQNGAQSIEDFTVNQNDLHVRSDENYSNIYENIKRTIYHYLENDCYQILNEFEIKHKYELDQMYRDFIINDVKKQIDRRIEYYLNKVNLNTETNEEQTEIVKEITIKVKEDINNTLDSFIRSLPKGQGG, encoded by the coding sequence ATGTATCAAAATTGGGATATGTATGCTTATTATCAAAAATTACATGATCATGTAAATAAACTTCAACACACGATCTCACAAATGGAAATGACGATTTCCCAACTCCAAAAAGAGGTTTCTGAACTAAAAGAAAATCAACAACCAGCTAATATTGAATATAAATTTGATCAACTGAAGGTTGAAAAACTAGAAGGCACGCTAAATATTGGCTTAAGCCCGCAAAACGGAGCTCAATCAATCGAGGATTTTACAGTCAACCAAAATGACTTACACGTGCGGTCAGATGAAAATTACTCAAATATATACGAAAACATAAAAAGAACAATCTACCACTATTTAGAAAATGACTGTTATCAAATTTTAAATGAGTTCGAAATAAAGCATAAATATGAACTAGATCAGATGTATCGTGATTTTATCATTAATGATGTGAAAAAACAGATTGATAGGCGAATAGAATACTATTTAAACAAGGTAAATTTAAATACAGAAACGAACGAAGAACAAACGGAAATTGTAAAAGAGATTACGATTAAAGTAAAAGAAGATATAAATAATACATTAGATTCATTTATACGTAGTTTACCAAAAGGGCAAGGAGGTTAA
- a CDS encoding spore gernimation protein GerPD, protein MNYTVINRDISVDNIKITGVASSSIFLVGDTDTIHLSSVFDTPPESLIIGPIVPLAPES, encoded by the coding sequence ATGAATTACACGGTCATTAACCGAGATATTTCTGTTGATAATATAAAAATTACTGGAGTTGCAAGCTCGTCGATATTTTTAGTTGGGGATACTGATACCATTCATTTATCATCTGTATTTGATACTCCCCCTGAGTCTTTAATCATCGGTCCAATTGTACCATTAGCTCCAGAGTCATAA
- a CDS encoding spore germination protein GerPE — protein sequence MEKRMSIVHNLNVIDVTSSSILQIGDAKFITPFSRAIAVQREIETFYGAEGNFDLFPIFKMEIPQPSVVESINIQRKNETPFIKVRSIHITSVAASSVCQIGSNRLIDAESRVKHIRQLLGEERNIQTAQEK from the coding sequence ATGGAAAAAAGGATGTCTATTGTTCATAACTTAAATGTCATCGATGTAACTTCGAGCTCTATTTTACAAATTGGTGATGCTAAGTTTATTACACCTTTTTCCAGAGCTATTGCTGTTCAACGTGAAATAGAGACTTTTTATGGTGCTGAGGGAAACTTTGACCTTTTCCCTATATTTAAAATGGAGATCCCTCAACCTTCTGTAGTAGAATCAATTAACATTCAAAGAAAGAATGAAACGCCATTTATAAAAGTTCGTTCTATTCACATTACAAGTGTAGCTGCATCTTCAGTCTGTCAAATTGGTTCAAACCGGTTGATCGATGCGGAATCAAGAGTAAAACATATAAGGCAACTATTAGGAGAGGAACGAAATATTCAAACCGCTCAAGAGAAATAA
- a CDS encoding Hsp20/alpha crystallin family protein has protein sequence MDHFFNELNKHFEGTFGKDFMNNFENLFEKIEQQQVSQYLNLNPKYNLYESENELICVMILPGLEKLENIKLKVSENIIQVRGTFKLQFTGFRLVKEELSEGEYKREIELPYAVREDKVDASYKRGLLIIHLHRLLSKEVHNEIFIQDLDSE, from the coding sequence TTGGATCATTTCTTTAATGAACTAAATAAACATTTTGAAGGTACTTTTGGAAAAGATTTTATGAATAATTTTGAGAATTTATTTGAAAAAATAGAGCAGCAACAAGTTTCACAGTATTTGAACTTGAACCCTAAATATAATCTTTATGAATCAGAGAATGAATTAATATGTGTAATGATTTTACCTGGACTAGAAAAATTAGAAAATATAAAATTGAAAGTTTCTGAAAACATCATACAAGTGAGAGGAACTTTCAAATTGCAATTCACAGGCTTTCGTTTAGTGAAAGAGGAGCTGTCAGAAGGTGAATATAAACGGGAGATTGAACTTCCCTACGCAGTAAGAGAAGACAAAGTTGACGCTTCATACAAACGTGGTTTACTCATCATTCACCTCCATCGTCTTTTGTCAAAAGAAGTTCATAATGAGATATTTATTCAAGATTTAGATAGTGAGTAA
- the gdhA gene encoding NADP-specific glutamate dehydrogenase, with product MEKVTQSNTEVAQNYVSQVFETVKKRNMNESEFHQAVKEVFDSLIPVFAKNPHYMKQGILERIVEPERIITFRIPWVDDLGNVKVNRGFRVQYNSALGPYKGGLRFHPSVNTSIIKFLGFEQIFKNALTGQPIGGGKGGADFDPKGKSDGEIMRFTQSFMMELSKHIGPDLDVPAGDIGVGAKEIGFMFGQYKRMRSGYEAGVLTGKGVGYGGSLARKEATGYGTVYFVEEMLKDHNLSFNGSTVTISGSGNVSIYAIEKAQQLGAKVVACSDSSGYIYDKNGIDLSTVKRLKEVENKRISEYVNEHSDAHYFEDCSGIWSIPCDIALPCATQNELDEIAAKVLVSNGVKAVGEGANMPSTLEAINIFQHNQVLFAPAKAANAGGVSVSALEMAQNSARLSWSFEDVDAKLQEIMKDIYQESIKASEDFDAAGNLVIGANIAGFVKVADAMIMQGVI from the coding sequence ATGGAGAAAGTCACTCAGTCAAATACTGAAGTTGCTCAAAATTATGTAAGTCAAGTTTTTGAAACAGTTAAGAAGAGAAATATGAACGAAAGTGAGTTTCATCAGGCGGTAAAAGAAGTTTTTGATTCCTTAATCCCTGTCTTTGCAAAAAATCCTCACTATATGAAGCAAGGCATTTTAGAAAGGATTGTGGAACCGGAAAGAATCATTACTTTTCGTATCCCATGGGTAGACGATCTTGGAAATGTGAAAGTAAACCGTGGTTTTCGGGTACAGTATAATAGCGCATTAGGGCCTTATAAAGGTGGATTAAGGTTTCACCCTTCTGTAAATACGAGTATCATTAAGTTTTTAGGGTTCGAACAAATTTTTAAAAACGCTTTAACAGGTCAACCGATTGGTGGCGGAAAAGGTGGCGCTGATTTCGATCCAAAAGGAAAATCAGACGGTGAAATTATGCGTTTTACACAAAGTTTTATGATGGAGCTTAGTAAGCACATCGGTCCGGACCTTGATGTACCAGCTGGTGATATTGGTGTTGGTGCAAAAGAAATTGGATTTATGTTTGGGCAGTATAAGAGGATGCGCAGCGGTTATGAAGCTGGTGTCTTAACTGGAAAAGGTGTTGGCTACGGAGGCAGTCTTGCACGAAAGGAAGCGACTGGATACGGTACTGTCTACTTTGTCGAAGAGATGTTAAAAGATCACAATTTAAGCTTTAATGGTAGTACGGTGACAATATCTGGATCTGGTAATGTTTCTATCTATGCGATTGAAAAAGCACAACAACTAGGTGCAAAAGTCGTCGCATGTAGTGATTCAAGTGGTTATATTTACGATAAAAACGGAATTGATCTCTCAACCGTTAAGCGTTTAAAAGAGGTTGAAAATAAACGGATTAGCGAGTATGTCAATGAACATAGTGATGCACATTATTTTGAAGATTGTTCCGGGATTTGGTCTATCCCTTGCGATATTGCTCTCCCGTGTGCAACACAAAATGAATTGGATGAAATAGCTGCAAAAGTGTTAGTATCTAACGGTGTAAAAGCTGTTGGTGAAGGTGCAAATATGCCTTCTACGTTAGAAGCGATAAATATTTTTCAACATAATCAAGTACTTTTTGCTCCAGCAAAAGCAGCGAATGCGGGCGGCGTTTCAGTCTCAGCATTAGAAATGGCTCAAAATAGTGCAAGGTTATCATGGTCGTTTGAAGATGTTGACGCTAAGTTACAAGAGATCATGAAAGATATTTATCAAGAAAGTATAAAAGCATCTGAAGATTTTGATGCTGCTGGAAACCTTGTCATAGGAGCAAATATTGCAGGATTTGTTAAAGTAGCTGATGCAATGATAATGCAAGGAGTCATTTAA